Proteins from a single region of Capra hircus breed San Clemente unplaced genomic scaffold, ASM170441v1, whole genome shotgun sequence:
- the LOC108634694 gene encoding NKG2D ligand 1-like — MARDPLTLQARMACRCEDDRHISGSWQFGLNGQMSLHFDSENGHWRVDHPGGRWMKEKWESDRAVTDFLKKVSMGDCRAWLQAFMVHWEEMLKTTASPTTVPPTVQPTVPPTEQPTAPAISPITWIALGVLAIFVIMGIVAWILYKKRSTGLAYPLPTVSTVGLLLACLPRHFI, encoded by the exons ATGGCCAGAG ACCCCCTCACCCTGCAGGCCAGGATGGCATGTCGCTGTGAGGATGACAGACACATCAGTGGATCCTGGCAGTTTGGCTTGAATGGACAAATGAGCCTCCACTTTGATTCGGAGAATGGCCACTGGAGAGTGGATCACCCTGGAGGCAGATGGATGAAGGAGAAGTGGGAGAGTGACAGGGCAGTGACCGACTTCCTGAAGAAGGTCTCCATGGGAGACTGTCGGGCTTGGCTTCAGGCTTTCATGGTGCACTGGGAGGAAATGTTGAAGACCACAG CATCACCGACCACGGTCCCGCCTACAGTGCAGCCCACAGTCCCGCCTACAGAGCAGCCCACGGCCCCGGCCATCAGTCCCATCACCTGGATCGCCCTTGGGGTTCTTGCCATTTTTGTCATAATGGGCATCGTAGCCTGGATCCTTTACAAGAAGAG GAGCACAGGCCTAGCCTATCCCCTCCCCACAGTCTCTACTGTGGGGCTCCTGCTTGCCTGCTTGCCCCGCCACTTCATATGA